A DNA window from Moorella thermoacetica contains the following coding sequences:
- a CDS encoding rod shape-determining protein, which yields MFGFGQDIGIDLGTASVLVYLQGKGIVLREPSVVALDRDSGQIFAVGEEARRMLGRTPGNIIALRPLRDGVIADYDSTEKMLRYFIDKACGRQGFLRPRVMVCIPSGVTGVEERAVRQAALQAGAKQAFVIEEPLAAALGAGLDIAEPSGSMVVDIGGGTTDIAVLSLGGIVCSNSLRVAGDKMDEAIVRYIRREHNLMIGERSAEELKMKIGTVHRSVGEGESMDIRGRDLVTGLPKTVNITSLEIFTALQEPVQQIVGAVKEVLEQTPPELAADLVNKGIVMTGGGSLIRGIDVLLSEETGLPVYIADDPISCVALGTGKALTMLGVLKQSNPSEGRRPVLKR from the coding sequence ATGTTTGGCTTCGGTCAGGATATAGGTATTGATTTAGGGACGGCCAGCGTCCTGGTCTACCTCCAGGGTAAAGGGATTGTCCTCCGGGAACCTTCGGTGGTGGCCCTGGACCGGGACAGCGGCCAGATATTTGCCGTGGGGGAAGAAGCCCGGCGCATGCTGGGGAGGACGCCGGGAAATATTATCGCCCTGCGCCCTTTACGGGACGGGGTTATAGCCGACTACGACAGCACCGAAAAGATGCTACGCTACTTTATTGATAAAGCCTGCGGCCGCCAGGGCTTCCTCCGGCCAAGGGTCATGGTCTGCATACCCTCCGGGGTCACCGGGGTGGAGGAGCGGGCCGTGCGCCAGGCGGCCCTGCAGGCCGGGGCCAAGCAGGCCTTTGTCATTGAAGAGCCCCTGGCGGCGGCCCTGGGCGCCGGCCTGGATATCGCCGAGCCCAGCGGTTCCATGGTGGTGGACATCGGCGGCGGCACCACCGACATTGCCGTCCTTTCCCTGGGGGGCATCGTCTGTAGCAATTCTCTGCGGGTCGCCGGGGACAAAATGGATGAAGCCATCGTCCGCTATATCCGGCGCGAGCACAACCTGATGATCGGCGAGCGCAGCGCCGAAGAATTAAAAATGAAAATCGGCACGGTCCACCGCTCCGTCGGCGAAGGTGAGAGTATGGACATCCGCGGGCGCGACCTGGTGACCGGCCTGCCGAAGACGGTGAATATCACCTCCCTGGAGATCTTTACCGCCCTCCAGGAACCAGTCCAGCAGATTGTCGGGGCGGTGAAGGAGGTCCTGGAGCAGACGCCACCGGAGCTGGCCGCCGATCTGGTCAACAAGGGGATCGTCATGACCGGGGGCGGCAGCCTGATCCGTGGCATTGACGTCCTCCTGAGCGAGGAGACTGGCCTGCCGGTCTATATCGCCGACGACCCCATCTCCTGCGTCGCCCTGGGTACCGGCAAAGCCCTGACCATGCTGGGGGTGTTAAAGCAGAGCAATCCTTCGGAGGGACGGCGCCCGGTCCTGAAACGTTAA
- a CDS encoding efflux RND transporter periplasmic adaptor subunit, with amino-acid sequence MRKRSFAVFTLAFFLAATAVGGCGKKPADQEAAAAKVAVEVARVTRGNIAQPARVTGTVQAGTTVNVTAATPGKLKSVLVHVGDRVSRGQIIAELEDDDAAARLAQAQAGLDQARTAPAQAEAGIKQAEARLKQAEVQAQLDEANLQRTQALFDSGAASQQQLDAARTAAAASKENLEILRGALEAARASLASSQAQIATAEAAVRQAQVALDNCYIKAPVDGVVAARLLEPGETAQGAVVTLVTTGDLQVEINVTEEDINYLQVGKKVSVEVPAAGNKALEGSVASSSPAADKSTRLYSVKVAIPDAPAEVKPGMAATVVFQTREVQNALLVPKNAVVNRSGQSIVYTVVDGKAMGQVVTTGIDDGRNIEILKGLNEGTTIIVKGQDFVNESQPVQIVNGGPQA; translated from the coding sequence GTGAGGAAGAGGAGCTTTGCCGTTTTCACCCTGGCCTTTTTCCTCGCCGCCACGGCGGTAGGCGGCTGCGGTAAAAAGCCGGCCGATCAGGAGGCGGCAGCGGCAAAGGTGGCGGTGGAAGTGGCCAGAGTTACCCGGGGCAATATCGCCCAGCCCGCCCGGGTAACGGGGACGGTCCAGGCGGGGACAACGGTTAACGTCACCGCCGCCACGCCGGGCAAGCTGAAGTCCGTACTGGTACACGTCGGCGACAGGGTCAGCCGGGGCCAGATCATCGCCGAGCTGGAGGATGACGATGCCGCAGCCCGCCTGGCCCAGGCCCAGGCCGGCTTAGACCAGGCCCGCACCGCCCCGGCCCAGGCCGAGGCCGGGATCAAGCAGGCCGAAGCCAGGCTGAAGCAGGCCGAAGTCCAGGCTCAGCTAGATGAAGCCAATCTCCAGCGGACCCAGGCCCTTTTTGACTCGGGAGCCGCCTCCCAGCAGCAACTGGACGCCGCCCGGACGGCTGCCGCAGCCAGCAAGGAAAACCTGGAAATACTTCGCGGCGCCCTGGAGGCCGCCCGGGCCAGCCTGGCATCCTCCCAGGCCCAAATCGCCACGGCGGAGGCGGCCGTACGCCAGGCGCAAGTGGCCCTGGATAATTGTTACATAAAGGCTCCTGTTGACGGGGTAGTGGCCGCACGCCTCCTGGAACCCGGGGAGACGGCCCAGGGAGCGGTGGTCACCCTGGTAACCACCGGCGACCTCCAGGTGGAGATCAACGTAACCGAGGAGGACATCAATTACCTCCAGGTAGGAAAGAAGGTAAGCGTAGAAGTGCCGGCGGCGGGGAATAAAGCCCTGGAGGGCAGCGTCGCCAGCAGCAGCCCGGCTGCCGATAAGAGCACGCGCCTGTACAGCGTTAAGGTGGCTATTCCTGACGCCCCGGCGGAAGTAAAACCGGGTATGGCCGCCACGGTGGTCTTCCAGACCCGGGAGGTGCAGAATGCCCTTCTGGTGCCGAAAAATGCCGTGGTCAACCGCAGCGGCCAGAGCATCGTCTACACGGTCGTCGACGGCAAGGCCATGGGCCAGGTGGTTACCACCGGCATCGACGACGGCCGGAATATCGAGATCTTGAAGGGCCTGAACGAAGGAACGACCATTATCGTCAAGGGCCAGGACTTTGTCAATGAGAGCCAGCCGGTGCAAATAGTGAATGGGGGGCCGCAAGCATGA
- the spoIIID gene encoding sporulation transcriptional regulator SpoIIID translates to MQDYIRERVLQIAAYIVEYRCTVRQAATAFSVSKSTVHKDVAERLPKINMALAREVRAVLNTNKAERHLRGGEATRKKYKEAQVS, encoded by the coding sequence ATGCAGGACTATATCCGGGAAAGGGTATTGCAGATAGCCGCCTACATCGTAGAGTACCGCTGTACTGTACGGCAGGCGGCTACTGCTTTTAGTGTCAGTAAGAGTACGGTGCACAAGGACGTGGCTGAACGCCTGCCGAAGATAAATATGGCCCTGGCCCGGGAGGTGCGGGCCGTCCTCAACACCAATAAGGCAGAGCGCCACCTGCGGGGCGGAGAGGCCACCAGGAAAAAATATAAAGAAGCGCAAGTTTCCTGA